Proteins found in one Thermaerobacter subterraneus DSM 13965 genomic segment:
- a CDS encoding LCP family protein, translating into MVRPGRTRRRRGWRRLAWVAGAGLLAVALAAAYLAGYELTAPAEPAAPAPASPAGEPAPSRPARSERINILLLGIDAREQGAQTRSDTMILVSIDPDTREVAMLSIPRDSRVEIPGRGLDKITHAHAFGGVELATRTVAENFGIPVHHWARIDMPGFLQLIDVLGPVEVDVPYDLRLQDGTFLEKGRHTMDSRLALAYLRERYNDPDGDFGRADRQQQFLIDVARQLKARMTLLDVPRTLAIVNRYVETDMGLRDAVALARLAWNTDLDGIRRGMVKGHGIMLKGIYYYEVDWPATNQVLYELGIKEPAATTARATAPGSLPGGTNPAPNPGSGPSREARDAAGTAPGAPAGP; encoded by the coding sequence ATGGTTCGTCCTGGAAGAACCCGGCGGCGCCGGGGATGGCGCCGGCTGGCCTGGGTGGCCGGCGCCGGCTTGCTGGCCGTCGCCCTGGCCGCCGCTTACCTGGCCGGCTACGAATTGACCGCTCCCGCCGAACCGGCGGCTCCGGCACCGGCCTCGCCGGCCGGCGAGCCGGCCCCGAGCCGGCCGGCCCGTTCGGAGCGGATCAACATCCTGCTCCTGGGCATCGACGCCCGCGAACAGGGCGCCCAGACCCGCTCCGACACGATGATCCTGGTCTCCATCGACCCGGACACCCGGGAGGTGGCCATGCTCTCCATCCCCCGCGACAGCCGGGTGGAAATCCCGGGCCGGGGCCTGGACAAGATCACCCACGCCCATGCCTTCGGCGGGGTGGAGCTGGCCACCCGCACCGTGGCGGAGAACTTCGGCATCCCCGTCCATCACTGGGCGCGGATCGACATGCCGGGCTTCCTGCAGCTCATCGACGTGCTGGGCCCCGTGGAGGTCGACGTCCCTTACGATCTCCGCCTGCAAGACGGGACGTTCCTCGAGAAGGGGCGCCACACCATGGACAGCCGGCTGGCCCTGGCCTACCTGCGGGAACGGTACAACGACCCCGACGGGGACTTCGGCCGGGCCGACCGCCAGCAGCAGTTCCTGATCGACGTGGCCAGGCAGCTGAAAGCGCGCATGACCCTGCTGGACGTGCCCCGCACCCTGGCCATCGTCAACCGGTATGTGGAGACGGACATGGGCCTGCGCGACGCCGTCGCCCTGGCACGCCTGGCCTGGAACACCGACCTGGACGGCATCCGCCGGGGAATGGTCAAAGGGCACGGCATCATGCTGAAGGGGATCTATTACTACGAGGTGGACTGGCCCGCCACGAACCAGGTCCTGTACGAGCTGGGCATCAAAGAGCCCGCGGCGACCACGGCCCGCGCCACCGCCCCAGGCTCCCTGCCCGGCGGGACGAACCCGGCCCCGAACCCGGGTTCGGGCCCGTCCCGGGAGGCCCGGGACGCCGCCGGCACCGCCCCCGGCGCGCCGGCCGGGCCGTAG
- a CDS encoding cytochrome d ubiquinol oxidase subunit II, giving the protein MRVPAAAGDPLPETVVAVVLMLALTAYAVLGGADFGGGVWDLLARGPRAEAQRQAIARAMGPVWEANHVWLIFALVLLFTAFPRAYSSLGVALFVPFHLVLAGIVLRGAAFVFRAPAATAAGPQRAWASVFGAASTITPFLLGATLAAVSSGGIRVGPDGSVSTNALHAWFSPFSLLVGALAVALFAYLAAVYLAVETRGALQEDFRRRALGAGIAVAALAGALLPLAPRTAPHLWELVSERGRVLVATGAALALLSGWLVWRRYFLLARVTAVAEVVVLLWGWALGQWPYLIYPDVTVFNAAAPDPILRFALWATPAGLLILIPSLWLLFAVFKGENPQAGEPPGALDPRPNPARPGAGSAAGSPAAGQATAGPVEGDDGGRDRPAGPAGPRPLGQDGGPDGARGT; this is encoded by the coding sequence GTGCGGGTGCCGGCGGCGGCAGGTGATCCCTTGCCCGAGACGGTGGTGGCGGTGGTCCTGATGCTGGCGCTGACGGCCTACGCGGTCCTGGGCGGGGCCGACTTCGGCGGCGGCGTCTGGGACCTTTTGGCCCGGGGACCGCGGGCGGAGGCCCAGCGCCAGGCCATCGCCCGGGCCATGGGGCCGGTGTGGGAAGCGAACCACGTGTGGCTGATTTTTGCCCTGGTGCTGCTGTTCACCGCCTTCCCCCGGGCGTACAGCAGCCTGGGGGTGGCTCTCTTCGTCCCCTTCCACCTGGTGCTGGCGGGCATCGTGCTGCGGGGCGCCGCCTTCGTCTTCCGGGCGCCCGCGGCCACGGCGGCCGGCCCCCAACGGGCCTGGGCCAGCGTCTTCGGTGCAGCCAGCACCATCACGCCCTTTCTCCTGGGCGCCACCCTGGCGGCCGTCTCCTCGGGCGGCATTCGGGTGGGGCCCGACGGCAGCGTGTCGACCAATGCCCTCCACGCCTGGTTCAGCCCTTTCTCGCTGCTGGTGGGGGCGCTGGCGGTGGCCCTGTTCGCCTATCTGGCCGCGGTCTACCTGGCGGTGGAGACCCGGGGTGCGCTCCAGGAAGATTTCCGCCGGCGCGCCCTCGGGGCCGGCATCGCCGTGGCCGCCCTGGCCGGCGCCCTGCTGCCCCTGGCGCCCCGGACGGCCCCCCACCTCTGGGAGCTGGTCTCCGAGCGGGGCCGGGTGCTGGTGGCGACGGGTGCGGCCCTGGCGTTACTCTCGGGCTGGCTCGTGTGGCGGCGCTACTTCCTGCTGGCGCGGGTGACCGCGGTGGCGGAGGTGGTGGTGCTGCTCTGGGGCTGGGCCCTGGGCCAGTGGCCGTATCTGATCTATCCCGATGTGACGGTGTTCAACGCGGCGGCGCCCGACCCCATCCTGCGCTTCGCCCTGTGGGCCACGCCCGCCGGCCTCCTCATCCTGATCCCGTCCCTGTGGCTCCTGTTTGCCGTCTTCAAGGGGGAGAACCCGCAGGCGGGCGAGCCGCCGGGGGCCTTGGACCCGCGGCCGAACCCGGCCCGGCCGGGGGCGGGCAGCGCGGCGGGGAGCCCCGCGGCCGGGCAAGCCACCGCCGGCCCCGTCGAGGGGGATGACGGCGGCAGGGACCGTCCGGCGGGCCCGGCTGGCCCCAGGCCCCTTGGGCAGGACGGGGGGCCTGACGGCGCGCGGGGAACCTGA
- a CDS encoding cytochrome ubiquinol oxidase subunit I, whose product MDSLLAARLQMAISLGFHMIFASLALGMPVLMLMAEGLYLRRGDPRYLELARTWAKVTAITFAIGAVSGTALSFELGLLWPRFMELAGPATGPAFTLEGFAFFTEAIFLGLYLYGWNRLSPRAHWLAGIPVALSSAASSVMVVASNAWMQNPVGVQTLLEEPHRFDPVAALFGNPAWPVMALHSTLACYAATAFMVAAVYAWAALKGYRDPMRRSALRMAMAMGTVAALLMPVTGDVSAKFVAQNQPVKLAAMEAQFETEAGAPLRIGGLPDPETGRVAYAVEIPGMLSWLAYGDTGAVVQGLDRVPRDRWPNVPLTHIAFQVMVVAGILMVLVSAWYWWAAWRHEGGARAGAAARAGAARGGATATGSGAAAGVLADRRLMRGLVAAGPLGIVALEAGWIVTEVGRQPWIIRDVMLTADAVTPAPGVVTTLVAFTLLYVLLSVTLVWLLRRIGHKDVPGETAGTHPAGAGDPAHPAGPGGPGGGRPATAEAGGAGAGGGR is encoded by the coding sequence GTGGATTCCCTGCTGGCTGCCCGCCTGCAGATGGCCATCTCCCTGGGGTTCCACATGATCTTCGCGTCCCTGGCCCTGGGCATGCCGGTGCTCATGCTCATGGCCGAGGGGTTGTACCTGCGGCGGGGCGACCCGCGCTACCTGGAGCTGGCGCGCACCTGGGCCAAGGTGACGGCCATCACCTTTGCCATCGGGGCCGTGAGCGGCACCGCCCTGTCCTTCGAGCTGGGCCTGCTCTGGCCGCGCTTCATGGAACTGGCCGGACCGGCCACGGGCCCGGCCTTCACCCTGGAAGGCTTCGCCTTCTTCACCGAGGCGATCTTCCTGGGCCTGTACCTCTACGGGTGGAACCGGCTCTCGCCCCGGGCCCACTGGCTGGCGGGCATCCCCGTGGCGCTGAGCAGCGCCGCCTCCAGCGTGATGGTGGTGGCGTCCAACGCCTGGATGCAGAACCCGGTGGGTGTCCAAACCCTGCTGGAAGAACCCCACCGCTTCGATCCGGTGGCGGCCCTCTTCGGCAACCCCGCCTGGCCGGTGATGGCGCTGCATTCCACCCTGGCCTGCTATGCGGCGACGGCCTTCATGGTGGCCGCCGTGTATGCCTGGGCGGCCCTGAAAGGCTACCGGGACCCCATGCGGCGCAGCGCCCTGCGCATGGCCATGGCCATGGGCACCGTGGCCGCGCTGTTGATGCCCGTTACCGGCGACGTCAGCGCCAAGTTCGTCGCCCAGAACCAGCCCGTCAAGCTGGCGGCCATGGAGGCCCAGTTCGAGACGGAGGCCGGGGCGCCTCTGCGCATCGGCGGCCTGCCCGACCCGGAGACGGGCCGGGTGGCGTATGCCGTGGAGATTCCCGGCATGCTGAGCTGGCTAGCCTACGGCGACACGGGGGCCGTGGTGCAGGGGCTCGACCGGGTGCCCCGCGACCGCTGGCCCAACGTGCCCCTGACGCACATCGCCTTTCAGGTCATGGTGGTGGCGGGGATCCTGATGGTGCTGGTTTCGGCCTGGTACTGGTGGGCCGCCTGGCGCCACGAAGGCGGAGCCCGGGCCGGGGCCGCCGCCCGGGCCGGTGCGGCGCGCGGCGGCGCGACGGCAACCGGCTCCGGAGCAGCGGCGGGGGTGCTGGCCGACCGGCGCCTCATGCGAGGCCTGGTGGCGGCCGGGCCGCTGGGCATCGTGGCCCTGGAGGCCGGGTGGATCGTCACCGAGGTGGGCCGGCAGCCCTGGATCATCCGGGACGTGATGCTCACGGCGGACGCGGTGACGCCGGCCCCGGGGGTGGTGACCACCCTGGTGGCCTTCACGCTGCTCTATGTGCTGTTGAGCGTTACCCTGGTCTGGCTGCTGCGCCGGATCGGCCACAAGGACGTCCCCGGGGAGACGGCCGGGACCCACCCGGCCGGCGCCGGCGATCCGGCCCATCCCGCCGGCCCGGGCGGTCCGGGCGGCGGCCGGCCGGCCACTGCGGAGGCAGGTGGTGCGGGTGCCGGCGGCGGCAGGTGA
- a CDS encoding HAD family hydrolase: MADVDPVVQPAGPVRARAGAVRAAGAPLTPADPAPDPEDPARREAGRPRAAAGALPTPGEAPPVAGTARDSAGAAPEGAPAAQVLEGPGGPIEAVLFDLDGTLLELDMDRFLPVYLQRLAAWVADLFDPEDFLRQLVRATAAVMQNRDRSQRNQDLLWEVLWAGLDPARHPGARPERRDEALARFEQFYREQFPQLQFMARRRPEAAAVVEAARARGWKVVLATSPIFPMVAIAERLRWAGLSADRFDLVTVLENMHSCKPQPDYYLEVARRIGVEPGRCLMVGNDLRDDIAPARVAGMAVYVVEGLVLHEGEPGAAGAPRGTLAQLLQLFVKNGANGNIFAKPETLHGNNAALE; encoded by the coding sequence TTGGCCGACGTCGACCCCGTGGTGCAGCCGGCAGGGCCGGTCCGGGCCCGGGCGGGCGCCGTCCGGGCGGCGGGCGCGCCCCTGACCCCGGCGGACCCGGCCCCGGATCCGGAGGACCCGGCCCGGCGGGAGGCGGGCAGGCCCCGGGCGGCGGCCGGCGCGCTCCCGACCCCGGGGGAGGCTCCGCCGGTGGCGGGCACGGCCCGGGATTCCGCGGGTGCGGCCCCGGAGGGTGCTCCGGCCGCTCAGGTCCTCGAGGGCCCGGGCGGTCCCATCGAGGCGGTGCTGTTCGACCTGGACGGCACGCTCCTGGAACTGGACATGGACCGCTTCCTCCCGGTCTACCTGCAGCGGCTGGCGGCCTGGGTGGCGGACCTGTTCGACCCGGAAGACTTCCTGCGCCAGCTGGTGCGCGCCACCGCCGCGGTGATGCAGAACCGGGACCGCTCGCAGCGCAACCAGGACCTGCTCTGGGAGGTGCTGTGGGCCGGGCTCGACCCGGCGCGCCATCCGGGGGCGCGGCCGGAACGGCGGGACGAGGCCCTGGCGCGTTTCGAGCAGTTCTACCGGGAGCAGTTTCCCCAGCTGCAGTTCATGGCGCGGAGGCGGCCGGAGGCGGCTGCGGTGGTCGAAGCGGCCCGCGCCCGCGGGTGGAAGGTGGTCCTGGCCACCAGCCCCATCTTCCCCATGGTGGCCATCGCCGAGCGCCTGCGCTGGGCAGGGCTCAGCGCGGACCGGTTCGACCTGGTGACGGTGCTGGAGAACATGCACAGCTGCAAGCCCCAGCCGGACTACTATCTGGAGGTGGCGCGCCGCATCGGGGTCGAACCCGGCCGCTGCCTGATGGTGGGCAACGACCTGCGGGACGACATCGCGCCCGCGCGGGTGGCGGGCATGGCCGTGTACGTGGTGGAAGGGCTTGTCCTTCACGAGGGCGAGCCGGGGGCCGCGGGCGCGCCCCGGGGCACCCTGGCCCAGCTGCTGCAATTGTTTGTCAAAAACGGAGCAAACGGTAACATTTTTGCAAAGCCCGAGACCTTGCACGGCAACAACGCCGCACTAGAGTAG